From Carassius auratus strain Wakin unplaced genomic scaffold, ASM336829v1 scaf_tig00040156, whole genome shotgun sequence, the proteins below share one genomic window:
- the LOC113084497 gene encoding PDZ domain-containing protein 8-like gives MIYLILISAFSGAIVTLLLQLLLLYRRSPEPIARTVQYVNAVPDPALKDYFSNQQAESTQQQSDIASSASKQPEAASPKHHETTVPGSSPKQQPSSPSPSLSDSQHTSKTETCDFLNAIFLFLFRELRDTPVIKHWITKKIKVEFEELLLTKTAGRLLEGLSLRDISLGNSVPVFKTARLMKPVALNEDNMPEELNFEVDIEYNGGFHLAIDVDLVFGKSAYLFVKMTRVAGRLKLQFTRMPFTHWSFSFLEDPIIDFEVKSQFEGRPLPQLTSIIVNQLKRVIKKKHTLPNYKIRYKPFFPFQVQPPLASSCDLDISIRETLLWRGVCVSHLLNVA, from the exons ATGATATACCTGATATTAATCTCTGCCTTCTCCGGGGCCATCGTCACGCTCCTTCTGCAGCTCTTACTGCTGTACCGGAGGAGCCCCGAGCCTATCGCTAGGACAGTTCAGTATGTCAATGCAGTTCCCGATCCCGCACTGAAGGATTACTTTAGCAACCAACAAGCCGAATCAACGCAGCAACAATCAGATATCGCATCGTCTGCCTCCAAACAACCAGAGGCCGCTTCCCCGAAGCACCACGAGACCACCGTCCCCGGCAGCAGCCCCAAACAGCAGCCGTCCTCGCCATCGCCTTCGCTGAGCGACTCTCAGCACACCTCCAAAACAGAGACATGCGATTTCCTCAATGCCATATTTCTGTTCTTATTCCGCGAGCTCAGAGACACCCCAGTCATCAAACACTGGATCACCAAAAAGATCAAGGTAGAGTTTGAGGAGCTCCTCCTGACCAAGACCGCCGGGCGTCTGCTGGAGGGGCTCAGTCTGCGGGATATCTCTCTGGGCAACTCCGTGCCCGTCTTCAAAACAGCAAGACTCATGAAGCCAGTGGCTCTCAATGAAGACAACATGCCAGAGGAGCTCAATTTCGAGGTTGACATAGAATACAATGGCGGCTTTCATCTGGCCATTGATGTCGATTTAGTATTCGGGAAATCGGCTTATCTGTTTGTGAAGATGACCCGGGTGGCCGGCCGCCTGAAGCTGCAGTTCACCCGCATGCCTTTCACGCACTGGTCCTTCTCCTTCCTGGAGGACCCGATCATAGACTTCGAGGTGAAGTCTCAGTTTGAGGGCCGTCCTCTGCCCCAGCTCACCTCCATCATTGTCAATCAGCTCAAGAGAGTTATCAAGAAGAAGCACACCTTACCAAACTACAAAATAAG GTACAAGCCCTTTTTTCCTTTCCAAGTGCAGCCACCGCTGGCGTCATCATGTGACCTGGACATCTCCATCCGAGAGACACTATTGTGGAGGGGCGTCTGCGTGTCACACTTGTTGAATGTAGCAG